The proteins below come from a single Molothrus ater isolate BHLD 08-10-18 breed brown headed cowbird chromosome 3, BPBGC_Mater_1.1, whole genome shotgun sequence genomic window:
- the C3H1orf115 gene encoding required for drug-induced death protein 1 — MTVGARLGAKVRGRFSRRGAGDDQVSILPGEEEEAAAAAGGSVGAPRPAALQEEEEEEGAGCRKVRFAVLPGSYEPLRPARAPGKRPYGKRLKKYGKNVGKVLQKGCHYLVVGLQGLAAAYSAPFGVSAHVASFVR; from the exons ATGACGGTGGGTGCGCGGCTGGGAGCCAAGGTGAGGGGCAGATTCTCCCGCCGCGGGGCCGGCGACGACCAGGTCTCCATCCTGCccggcgaggaggaggaggcggcggcggcggccgggggcAGCGTGGGGGCCCCGCGGCCGGCGgcgctgcaggaggaggaggaggaggagggcgcCGGGTGCAGGAAGGTGCGCTTCGCCGTCCTGCCTGGCTCCTACGAGCCGCTGCGCCCGGCGCGGGCTCCCGGCAAGCGGCCCTACGGGAAGCGCCTGAAGAAGTACGGAAAG AATGTCGGGAAGGTTCTGCAGAAGGGTTGTCACTACTTGGTGGTTGGCCTGCAAGGATTAGCAGCAGCCTATTCTGCTCCCTTTGGAGTGTCAGCACATGTGGCATCCTTCGTCCGCTAG